The Candidatus Aramenus sp. CH1 sequence TACTGAGAGAGCACCCCTATATCCTGGATCTGGCAAAGGAGCTGAGAGAGGCAAAACTCAAGGTGCTGGAGAACCTCGAGTACTACGTGGACAAGACCTTGGACTCCGTGAAGAGGGCTGGTGGTCACGGCTACCTAGCCTCTAGCCCTGAGGAGGCAAGGGAAATCGTGGAGAAGATCGTGGGGAAGGGGAAGACAGTAGTCATGGGCAAATCCATGGTGGCTTATGAGGCCGGTATCAGGGAGTTCCTCATAAGGCAGGGAAACGAAGTGTGGGAGACCGACCTGGGTGAGTTCTTGATACAGCTAGCCAACCAGCCTCCTTCCCATATCATAGCCCCAGCAATCCACTTGACCAAGGAGGAGGTGGAGAAGCTACTCAAGCAGAAGATAGGCGGGGTGCACGAGGGGTCGACGCACGAGGAGCTCGTGACCATGGTAAGGCAGTTCCTCAGGGAGAAGTTCGTTAAGGCAGACGTAGGGATAACTGGAGCAAACGCCGTTGCCTCAGACACCGGGACTATAGCGTTAATAGAGAACGAGGGAAACATAAGGTTTTCCTCAATCTCCCCCACCGTGCACATCGCCATTACTGGCGTCGACAAGATCGTCCCCACCCTAGCTGACGCCACAAAGGAGGTCTTAGTCCAGTCCGCGTTTGCCGGCCTCTACCCACCTACGTACGTTAACTTCACCTCTGGGCCCTCGTCGACTGCTGACATAGAGATGAAGAGGATATCCCCAGCCCATGGCCCCAAGGAGTTCCACCTCATTTTGCTGGACAACGGAAGGATAAAGGCATCCAAGGACCCAGTGCTCAGGGAGGCTTTGCTGTGCATTAGATGCGGAAGGTGCCACCTCCACTGTCCCGTCTACAGGGCAC is a genomic window containing:
- a CDS encoding lactate utilization protein, whose translation is MSWETAVERAINNNVPRVYKILREHPYILDLAKELREAKLKVLENLEYYVDKTLDSVKRAGGHGYLASSPEEAREIVEKIVGKGKTVVMGKSMVAYEAGIREFLIRQGNEVWETDLGEFLIQLANQPPSHIIAPAIHLTKEEVEKLLKQKIGGVHEGSTHEELVTMVRQFLREKFVKADVGITGANAVASDTGTIALIENEGNIRFSSISPTVHIAITGVDKIVPTLADATKEVLVQSAFAGLYPPTYVNFTSGPSSTADIEMKRISPAHGPKEFHLILLDNGRIKASKDPVLREALLCIRCGRCHLHCPVYRALGVKWGDPPFTGPMGAMWSYVVYNDPKPAMYCAHSGNCKEVCPMRINIPRVLEYIKWKGNRQKA